In Pseudomonas oryzicola, one DNA window encodes the following:
- a CDS encoding DUF411 domain-containing protein yields MLRKHLLTLGLLAVTGLAQAAETIDVYRDPNCGCCKAWISHLRDNGFTVNDHVEPNMSAVKQRLGVAPRLASCHTGVIDGKFVEGHVPAEQVRLLAKRNDLKGLAVPGMPMGSPGMEMGDHKDAYQVIGVTQDGKDTVVANY; encoded by the coding sequence ATGCTGCGCAAACACCTGCTGACCCTGGGCCTGCTGGCCGTCACCGGCCTGGCCCAGGCCGCAGAGACCATCGACGTGTACCGCGATCCCAATTGCGGCTGTTGCAAAGCCTGGATCAGCCACCTGCGCGACAATGGTTTCACCGTCAACGACCACGTCGAGCCGAACATGAGCGCAGTCAAGCAACGCCTGGGGGTGGCGCCACGCCTGGCCTCCTGCCACACCGGGGTGATCGACGGCAAGTTCGTCGAAGGCCACGTGCCGGCCGAGCAGGTACGCCTGCTGGCCAAGCGCAACGACCTCAAGGGCCTGGCCGTGCCGGGCATGCCCATGGGCTCGCCGGGCATGGAAATGGGTGACCACAAGGACGCCTACCAGGTCATCGGCGTGACCCAGGATGGCAAGGACACGGTGGTCGCCAACTACTGA
- a CDS encoding polyamine ABC transporter substrate-binding protein: MRRSLCLLSLLLALPLQAEEKVVNLYSWADYVAPQTLQRFEQETGYQVRYDTFDTTEVLETKLLTGGSGYDVVVPSSTVLARALKANALQPLDAQAMPGYANLDPDLLAKLAEADPGNRHAVPYTWGTLGLGVNVEAVRQRLGDVPLDSLDLLFKPEYASRLKDCGIAMPDSPQEVIGVALNYLGKDPYSQSKGDLAAAQQLLSQLQPSISYVANGRQISDLANGSVCLALTYNGDAAMAADQARRAGKPFELIYRIPREGTLVWQDNLVIPRDAPHPEAARAFIAFMLKPESVAALTNTLFFANANQAATPLVDEAVRNDPDIYPPQAVRQRLYADRSMALADLRQRNRLWTAFRSRQ, encoded by the coding sequence ATGCGTCGCTCGTTGTGCTTGCTGTCTCTGCTTCTGGCCTTGCCGCTGCAGGCCGAGGAAAAGGTCGTCAATCTCTACAGCTGGGCCGACTATGTCGCCCCGCAGACACTGCAGCGCTTCGAGCAGGAAACCGGCTACCAGGTGCGCTACGACACCTTCGACACCACCGAAGTGCTGGAAACCAAGCTGCTGACCGGTGGCAGTGGCTATGACGTGGTGGTGCCGTCTTCCACCGTACTGGCCCGGGCGCTGAAGGCCAATGCCCTGCAGCCGCTCGACGCCCAGGCCATGCCCGGCTATGCCAACCTCGACCCGGACCTGCTGGCCAAGCTCGCCGAGGCCGACCCCGGCAACCGCCATGCCGTGCCCTACACCTGGGGCACTCTGGGCCTGGGGGTGAATGTCGAAGCGGTGCGCCAGCGCCTGGGCGATGTGCCGCTGGACAGCCTCGACCTGTTGTTCAAGCCCGAGTACGCCAGCCGCCTCAAGGACTGTGGCATCGCCATGCCTGACTCGCCGCAGGAAGTGATCGGCGTCGCCCTGAACTACCTGGGCAAGGACCCATACAGCCAGAGCAAGGGCGACCTGGCTGCGGCGCAACAGCTGTTGAGCCAATTGCAGCCTTCGATCAGCTACGTCGCCAATGGCCGGCAGATCAGCGACCTGGCGAACGGCAGCGTGTGCCTGGCGTTGACCTACAACGGCGATGCCGCGATGGCCGCTGACCAGGCGCGCCGCGCCGGCAAGCCGTTCGAGCTGATTTACCGCATCCCCCGCGAGGGGACGCTGGTCTGGCAGGACAACCTGGTCATCCCCAGGGACGCCCCGCACCCCGAAGCGGCGCGGGCGTTCATTGCCTTCATGCTCAAGCCCGAGTCGGTCGCCGCGCTGACCAATACGCTGTTCTTCGCCAACGCCAACCAGGCAGCCACGCCGCTGGTGGACGAAGCCGTGCGCAATGACCCGGACATCTACCCGCCGCAGGCGGTGCGCCAGCGGCTGTATGCCGACCGCAGCATGGCCCTGGCCGACCTGCGCCAGCGCAACCGCCTGTGGACCGCCTTCCGCAGCCGCCAGTAA
- a CDS encoding DinB family protein has product MEPLSHYLLTQAYNNGWANHRLYKACLQLTQDEFVAPRCSFFPSIKATLNHLLTVDWFYLHMLECEQRGELPGADGERFFEPEQPFATCTDLQAEQAQADHRLISYCRSLRDDELGRYVNIVRPDRVQREQRLRLLAHLFQHQVHHRGQVHAMLSDTAIWPPQLDEFFCEEEAGLRAGDFAELGWTEAQVWKG; this is encoded by the coding sequence ATGGAGCCGTTGTCGCATTATCTGCTGACCCAGGCCTACAACAATGGCTGGGCCAACCACCGCTTGTACAAGGCTTGCCTGCAACTGACCCAGGACGAATTCGTCGCCCCGCGCTGCAGCTTTTTCCCGTCGATCAAGGCCACCCTCAACCACCTGCTGACGGTGGACTGGTTCTACCTGCACATGCTCGAGTGCGAGCAGCGTGGGGAATTGCCTGGCGCCGATGGCGAGCGCTTTTTCGAGCCGGAGCAGCCGTTTGCCACCTGTACCGACCTGCAGGCCGAGCAGGCCCAGGCCGATCATCGGCTGATCAGCTATTGCCGTAGCTTGCGAGATGATGAGCTGGGGCGCTATGTGAACATTGTGCGGCCCGACCGGGTGCAGCGCGAACAACGCTTGCGCCTGCTGGCACATCTGTTTCAGCACCAGGTGCATCACCGTGGGCAGGTGCACGCGATGCTCAGCGACACGGCAATCTGGCCACCGCAGCTGGACGAGTTTTTCTGCGAGGAGGAGGCTGGCTTGCGGGCCGGCGATTTTGCCGAATTAGGCTGGACCGAGGCGCAAGTCTGGAAAGGGTAG
- a CDS encoding PQQ-dependent sugar dehydrogenase, which yields MRQASWLVTVTAAALLPLLAQAAAERQFRSEEGSLTVNTVADGLRHPWALAFLPGGKDMLVTERAGNLRLVNAEGKVGPPISGVPKVWAEGQGGLLDVVLSPDFAKDRTVYLSYAEEGSDGKAGTAVGRGQLSTDRARLENFSVIFRQQPKLSVGNHFGSRLVFDRAGYLFIALGENNQRPTAQDLDKLQGKIVRILPDGEVPRDNPFVGRDNVRPEIWSYGHRNPQGAALNPWTGKLWIHEHGPRGGDEINIPKPGKNYGWPVATHGINYSLLPVPEAEGKHVDGMVDPHHVWEQSPGVSGMAFYDNPKFKAWDHNLFIGALASQELIRLQLNGDKVVHEERLLGELKVRIRDVRMGPDGYLYVLTDAKDGALLKVGLGDGS from the coding sequence ATGCGCCAAGCATCCTGGCTTGTCACCGTCACTGCCGCCGCACTGCTGCCGTTGTTGGCGCAGGCGGCGGCCGAACGACAGTTTCGCAGTGAAGAAGGCAGCTTGACCGTCAATACCGTAGCCGATGGCCTGCGCCACCCGTGGGCCTTGGCGTTTCTGCCGGGGGGCAAGGACATGCTGGTCACCGAGCGTGCCGGCAACCTGCGGCTGGTCAACGCCGAAGGCAAGGTCGGCCCACCGATCAGCGGCGTGCCCAAGGTCTGGGCCGAGGGCCAGGGCGGCCTGCTGGATGTGGTGCTGTCACCGGATTTCGCCAAGGACCGCACCGTTTACCTGTCTTATGCCGAGGAAGGCAGTGATGGCAAGGCTGGTACCGCAGTGGGCCGTGGCCAGTTGTCCACGGACCGTGCCCGGCTGGAGAATTTCAGCGTGATCTTCCGCCAGCAGCCCAAGCTGTCGGTCGGCAACCACTTCGGCTCGCGCCTGGTGTTCGACCGCGCAGGCTACCTGTTCATTGCCCTTGGCGAGAACAACCAGCGCCCCACCGCCCAGGACCTGGACAAGTTGCAAGGCAAGATCGTGCGCATCCTGCCAGACGGTGAGGTACCCAGGGACAACCCCTTCGTTGGCCGGGACAATGTGCGGCCGGAGATCTGGTCGTATGGCCATCGCAACCCGCAAGGCGCCGCGCTCAATCCCTGGACCGGCAAGCTCTGGATCCACGAGCACGGCCCACGTGGCGGCGACGAGATCAACATCCCCAAGCCTGGCAAGAACTATGGCTGGCCGGTCGCGACCCATGGCATCAACTACTCGCTGCTGCCTGTTCCCGAGGCCGAGGGCAAGCATGTGGACGGGATGGTCGACCCGCACCATGTCTGGGAGCAGTCGCCGGGTGTCAGCGGCATGGCATTCTATGACAACCCGAAGTTCAAGGCGTGGGACCACAACCTGTTCATTGGTGCGTTGGCCAGCCAGGAGCTGATCCGCTTGCAGCTGAATGGCGACAAGGTGGTGCATGAGGAGCGATTGCTGGGTGAGCTGAAGGTGCGTATCCGCGATGTGAGGATGGGGCCGGACGGGTACCTGTATGTACTGACTGATGCCAAGGACGGTGCGCTGCTGAAAGTCGGGCTGGGCGACGGCAGCTGA
- the zapE gene encoding cell division protein ZapE has translation MAIDPQSLYQQALTTQGYVADPAQARAVEALQACFQAVEQGRASHGIYLWGPVGRGKTWLMDQFHRCLQAASRRQHFHHFMAWVHQRLFQLNGTADPLLVLARELAGQIRVLCFDELFVNDIGDAIILGRLFQVLFDQGVVIVATSNQPPEQLYHDGFNRERFLPAIAAIQRHMQVLPVAGEQDHRLHPGAARQRYWVAQAGQASQLAEVFRQLSPSDAGHDQPLPLGARQVQVVRRSEQAIWCRFTDLCEQPLAAMEFMALCDRFPAILVSGIPALGGEQRAGRIARGTEDGARRVVAGERELPALSPKDDAVRRFIALVDECYDRRVALYLEAQVPLEALYTQGYLAFPYQRTLSRLREMQLQRFA, from the coding sequence ATGGCTATCGACCCTCAATCCCTCTACCAGCAGGCCCTGACCACCCAGGGCTATGTCGCTGACCCCGCCCAGGCTCGCGCCGTCGAGGCTTTGCAGGCCTGCTTCCAGGCTGTCGAACAAGGCCGTGCCAGCCACGGCATCTACCTCTGGGGCCCGGTCGGCCGTGGCAAGACCTGGTTGATGGACCAGTTCCACCGGTGCCTGCAGGCCGCCAGTCGGCGTCAGCATTTCCACCATTTCATGGCCTGGGTCCACCAACGGCTGTTTCAGCTCAACGGCACCGCCGACCCACTGCTGGTGCTGGCCCGGGAGCTGGCCGGGCAGATCCGCGTGCTGTGTTTCGACGAGCTGTTCGTCAACGACATCGGTGACGCGATCATCCTCGGTCGCCTGTTCCAGGTGCTGTTCGACCAGGGCGTGGTCATCGTCGCCACCTCCAACCAGCCACCCGAACAGCTGTATCACGACGGCTTCAACCGTGAGCGTTTCCTGCCAGCCATCGCCGCCATCCAGCGGCACATGCAGGTACTGCCGGTTGCCGGTGAGCAGGACCATCGCCTGCACCCCGGTGCCGCCCGCCAGCGTTACTGGGTGGCGCAGGCAGGGCAGGCCAGCCAGTTGGCTGAAGTGTTCCGCCAACTCAGCCCGAGCGATGCGGGCCACGATCAGCCGTTGCCCCTCGGTGCCAGGCAGGTGCAGGTGGTGCGGCGCAGCGAGCAGGCCATCTGGTGCCGCTTCACCGACCTGTGCGAACAACCGCTCGCGGCCATGGAGTTCATGGCCCTGTGCGACCGTTTCCCGGCCATCCTTGTATCGGGCATTCCGGCGCTGGGCGGTGAGCAGCGGGCCGGGCGCATTGCCCGCGGCACCGAGGACGGCGCGCGGCGGGTGGTGGCGGGCGAGCGCGAACTGCCGGCGCTGTCACCCAAGGACGATGCGGTGCGCCGCTTCATTGCCCTGGTCGACGAATGCTACGACCGCCGGGTGGCGTTGTACCTGGAGGCACAGGTGCCGCTGGAGGCCCTCTACACTCAAGGGTATCTGGCGTTCCCGTACCAACGAACCCTGAGCCGGCTACGGGAGATGCAACTGCAACGCTTCGCCTGA
- the speB gene encoding agmatinase: MEHAASNDQAMTRDSLYGTAAESTYAGITSFSRRRYSRDLRGVDVVVSGVPFDTATSNRPGARFGPRAIRAASVQQAWARHWPWAFDPFDHLAVIDYGDCAFDSGTPQSVPDSIEAHAAHILEAGCAMLTLGGDHFISYPLLKAHARRHGPLALIHFDAHSDTWPDEHGESVCKRIDHGTMFWHAAREGLVDPACSVQIGLRTTNDDSQGFAILDARQVHRQGTEAVIAAIRQRVGERPVYLTFDIDCLDPAYAPGTGTPVCGGLSTLQALEILGGLRGINLVGMDLVEVAPAYDHADITALAGATLAMEMLCLYAARHKVKEQ, translated from the coding sequence GTGGAGCACGCTGCAAGCAATGACCAGGCCATGACCCGCGACAGCCTGTACGGCACCGCCGCGGAAAGTACCTACGCCGGTATCACCAGTTTTTCCCGCCGCCGCTACAGCCGCGACTTGCGTGGCGTCGATGTGGTGGTCAGCGGGGTGCCGTTCGATACGGCTACCAGCAACCGCCCTGGCGCGCGCTTCGGCCCGCGGGCGATCCGCGCCGCCTCGGTGCAGCAGGCCTGGGCCCGCCACTGGCCGTGGGCGTTCGACCCGTTCGACCACCTGGCGGTGATCGATTACGGCGATTGCGCCTTCGACAGCGGCACGCCGCAATCGGTACCGGACAGCATCGAGGCCCATGCGGCGCATATCCTGGAGGCGGGCTGCGCCATGCTCACCCTGGGCGGCGACCATTTCATCAGCTACCCGCTGCTCAAGGCCCACGCCCGGCGCCACGGCCCGCTGGCGCTGATCCACTTCGATGCGCACAGCGATACCTGGCCGGACGAACACGGTGAGTCAGTGTGCAAGCGCATCGACCACGGCACGATGTTCTGGCATGCCGCCCGCGAAGGCCTGGTGGACCCGGCCTGTTCGGTGCAGATCGGCCTGCGCACCACCAATGACGACAGCCAGGGCTTTGCCATACTCGATGCCCGCCAGGTGCACCGCCAGGGCACCGAGGCGGTGATTGCGGCGATTCGCCAGCGGGTGGGTGAACGGCCGGTGTACCTGACCTTCGATATCGACTGCCTCGACCCGGCCTACGCGCCCGGTACCGGCACGCCGGTGTGCGGCGGGCTTAGCACGTTGCAGGCGCTGGAAATTCTCGGTGGGTTGCGCGGTATCAACCTGGTGGGCATGGACCTGGTGGAGGTGGCACCGGCCTATGACCACGCCGATATCACCGCGCTGGCGGGGGCGACCCTGGCGATGGAGATGTTGTGCCTGTATGCGGCGCGGCACAAGGTGAAGGAGCAGTAG